The following proteins are encoded in a genomic region of Oncorhynchus keta strain PuntledgeMale-10-30-2019 chromosome 6, Oket_V2, whole genome shotgun sequence:
- the bicdl2l gene encoding bicaudal-D-related protein 2-like, producing the protein MGDPVPFSILNERLRPQFTAMEQLCYSLHTLEDGHQLPGIVSGSSTTRSTILRDEIQTQVNSSSTTTESEDDPEKEDVVTERLTSLTEEGDNCHDLLTMTSTCLMQSLTAEDTGPDGSGELTVVKESLAIENGDPGVLTMVSEGDGSDEVSEDKSPFRRSYIDRILPDLIRSGQQLSRRRTLGPVSDTLKEVRREVALSVRRSLRLKAQVDKLQENRDEPGWIQHREKVTEEVQSVLRLLLPLTEAESSIVEPSVQENSLDTALVLLQNVARKLALSHTAQDSQFWVKKGNGMDDSAVLQQALRDRDDAMDKKKAMEAELLRSKTEMMLLNNQLLEAVQKRLELSLELEAWKDDIQRILQQQLQSQQEAEQAQRKPSRLGLLRRTKEPPHQRPASTPAPSPALQRTPVTWRDRLKRGKTGRHGDQEAAQASPVSRSSSSSSRLEGFHTIDL; encoded by the exons ATGGGAGACCCTGTGCCTTTCTCCATCCTGAACGAGAGACTGAGACCACAGTTTACTGCCATGGAACAACTCTGCTACTCCCTGCACACCCTGGAAGATGGACACCAGCTGCCTGGCATTGTCAGTGGCAGTTCAACCACACGGTCTACAATACTGAGAGATGAAATACAAACACAGGTTAATTCAAGCTCGACCACGACCGAATCAGAGGATGACCCAGAGAAGGAGGATGTGGTCACAGAAAGGTTGACTTCGCTGACCGAAGAGGGGGACAACTGTCATGATCTGTTGACCATGACCAGTACCTGCTTGATGCAATCTTTGACCGCAGAAGATACTGGTCCTGATGGTTCTGGTGAGCTGACCGTGGTCAAGGAGAGTTTGGCCATAGAGAATGGCGATCCAGGTGTTTTGACCATGGTCAGTGAGGGAGATGGTTCTGATGAGGTCAGTGAGGATAAGAGCCCTTTCAGACGGAGCTACATAGACCGAATCTTACCGGACCTCATCAGGAGTGGACAACAGCTCAGCAGACGCAGAACATTAGGACCAGTGTCCGACACG TTGAAGGAAGTGCGTCGGGAGGTGGCGCTGTCAGTGAGACGCAGTCTGAGGCTGAAGGCTCAGGTGGACAAACTACAGGAGAACAGAGACGAACCGGGATGGATCCAACACAGGgagaag GTTACAGAGGAGGTTCAGTCCGTTCTGAGGTTGTTGCTTCCTCTGACAGAAGCAGAGTCCAGCATAGTAGAACCATCTGTTCAGGAGAACAGTCTGGACACAGCGCTGGTCCTGCTGCAGAACGTCGCACGCAAACTAGCTCTCAGCCACACAGCACAG GATTCCCAGTTCTGGGTTAAAAAAGGGAATGGTATGGATGACAGTGCTGTTCTACAACAGGCACTACGGGACAGAGACGATGCCATGGACAA GAAGAAGGCCATGGAGGCGGAGCTTCTCCGCAGTAAGACAGAGATGATGTTACTGAACAACCAGTTGTTGGAGGCTGTGCAGAAACGACTGGAGCTCTCACTGGAACTAGAGGCCTGGAAG GACGACATCCAGAGGATCCTGCAGCAGCAGCTCCAGAGCCAGCAGGAAGCAGAACAGGCCCAGAGGAAACCCTCCCGTCTGGGGCTGCTGAGGAGAACTAAAGAACCCCCACACCAGAGGCCAGCCTCCACCCCTGCCCCCTCTCCGGCCCTACAACGCACCCCTGTTACCTGGAGGGACAGGCTGAAGAGGGGGAAGACGGGTCGTCATGGTGACCAGGAGGCAGCGCAGGCGTCACCGGTGTCGCGGTCGTCGAGTAGCAGCAGCAGACTGGAGGGGTTTCATACCATAGACTTATAA